From the Leishmania braziliensis MHOM/BR/75/M2904 contig, possible fusion of chromosomes 20 and 34 genome, the window ACGAAGCAGTGGCTGGATGTTGCAAACTGAACGACCGCCACTGGTGAGCTGCGAAACCACTCCGAGTCAATGCCCATTATTCTTAAGTAcatcggctgctgctgaagagtCTGCATCATCTCTGTCCACATGCGTTCTCCATAGGAGAGCCAAGCTCCGGTGCTGTCCACAAAAACACCACACAACCTGGACGCAACCAGGCTCGATGTTATTGTCTTCATGTGTTCTTCGACAACCGCAAGCACAGAAGTAGTAGTAAAACAAGAAAATGTAGCTGAAGCTCCTCCCCTGGGAAGCACATAACAGATTCAAAGcattttcttccccttcatATGTCCTTGATGATGAGGTGCACCTCAGCACGATATCCAGAGTACAGTGTCTGCGGCGTAGGGAGAGTAGAGCGGTGCACAGGTACTGATGTCGGACGCAGGGTTCtagatggcgctgcgtcagtgtggcctgcagcagtgcacagATTTGTAGAGTGAAGACGTTGatggcaaagaaaaaaaaagagagaaagagctgcAGCTTCTGTTTCGAGTGCACCGCCAGAGAGCGGGAAGGGAGGTGTAGAGATCCCCAGAGTTTGCATACAATGAAGTGCCGTTTTTTATTTGTCACAGAGAATACTACTTTGTCTCGCAAGGtggcctttttttttatggCTGCCCATAGCAGTGCTCTCAGTACGCAGACTTTGACACAATAACCggtgcccccccccgctgccgGAATCACCGCTGAGGCTGAGCGGTGCAATGAACTTACAAactcctccaccgcagcTGTTATGCTTTCGTTTAGTCTTTCCAGGGGGTTCGTAACTGGTGCCCATCTGTTACGTCTCGCTGTTGCAGCACGGTTGCTTTTAGGACTGCGCTCTGTTGTTCTTGTTTTGCTTGCAGCTGGGTTGTCTCCGGCGAGGTTTCGGCACCCTTTGTGGCTCTATCAAACATtcccagcagcagtgcctctAATGGGTAGAACAAAAAAACGGCGTCCTCATGGCAATGTTGGGGCCGTCGCCCTTTCAGACGACCGCAGCGTCTCGACCTCCGCGGCGGTACCTCTCAGATGTGCCATCGAAACACGCACTGTCATCGCGTTGGCGTGAAGGAGGGGAGTGATTCTGTATTCAGTGCCACTTGGGGTTGTGATTCTTTGGCGGTGCTCGCTACCCTCCGAGAGGGGGTGGCCAGCTTTGCCGTAGGCCAACCGGCACAGCTCGTttgggggcgggggcgccgcgtacatttttttttcgcccCTCGCAGACTCCCCCAGTTCGCGGGCGCCAGGGGGCAGTTCAGCTTCGGAAAAGAGGGTAGGGTATTTGCCGGGTTTGCACAAGGTGGGCGCGGGACTCCGGCACCGCCATCATCGGGGCTTGAGGGCCCCCAAAAGAACCTGCTGGGGCACTGTGGTGCGGTCTCGGGTCCGCGCGCGCGGGTGTTGTCTCACGCCTCCGCGAGGGCATCGCTCAGCAGTCCAATTGCGCGACGGCAGCCTGCTGCCTTCATCCGCTGCTTCGCCGAGTCGCCAtccgcaccggcagcgactTCGAGTGCTTGTCTGAGGTGACCGAGGCCAGCGCCGGCGGGGTCGACCCCTTCGATGTAGTCTGCGACAGCATTGAGAATTGCGGGTTCAACAGCACTATCGTCGTCAGCACTCTCTTGCGAAGCAAGTAGCGCAGTCAGCTCCTCGAGAAGGCGGTCGACTTCCCGCAGCTCCATCGGCACTACGGGCTATAAGTAGCTGGGGTGTggcacaggagagagagagagacaagtggtggtggtgtacTAGCCTGGCTACGGTGCGAAGTGATGGATAGTGAGTGCCACGAGGGCAGTCCTGATCTTGAAAAAGTCGCCCCACTGCGACAGAACTGGGTGGAGTACTACGACGCACTGCTGTTGGCCCACCTGCTTGCTTCTTGGAGACAAGGGACGCAACGTGAAATTCACAACGACAGCGCGGCGACATGGTTCGCAAGGGTAAGATTTTATCGAAGTCATGTGAGGGGGAACCACGGTAGCAACAACTTACACCAGAACAGCCCGCGCACCACATTAcggagtggggggaggggaatcGCAGAACAACGTGGGGAGTGCAGCACGAGTCTGTACTTCGGTACACCTCTCCGCTCGGCAGCGTCCTTGTGAGGGGCTAAAGCTTGGAGGaacgagcagcacgagcgtgGTGCAGCGTCATCTCCGCATTCGCTGACTCCACAAAGCCGCTGTTCATAAAGCTCAGCTTCTGCATCGGAATCGGAGTATTGTGCCGCATTGGGAGCGTCACGCCAAGAAtctgctgccgcaccacagAGCGCACATTCATCGTTTCCATGAAGTCGTCGCAGCGGACGTAATCGAGGTCGCGCCAGTGGTCCAGCTCCTTCGTCACGTCCTGGCCGGCGGGcacctgcgctgcagcacgcagcaccggcagTACATCCAGTAAGGCACGATCCTTCTCCAGACGGGCAATCTCTTGCTGTCCTTGTTGCAGGCACTGCACcaactcctcctccatctcctgcGGCTTCTCCTCCTGGGTCCGGCGCAGGGCGATCATGTAGCGCTGTAACACACTGTCGTCAGGGTCGAAGGCGTCAATGCGAATGCCGTTGCGTGGCGTGAGTGGGAAGCTGCGCACGTTGTCGTCGACCATAACGATGCTGGACATCTTCCGCCCCAGCATGGGAAGGTACTTCATGTACCCTTGGTGTTCGAGCGTCTGCGTGCGTGAAAGGGCGTAGAAGTTTGTGTGACTTGTGCTGCTTTTCATCTTGTGGCTTTCCTTAGCTAGCTCCACATAACTATAAAAGGAGCGCGGCAGTTGCATCACCTGCTGCTCGAGCGCGTCAAGCACGGCGCAGCAGTACGATGCGGTTCCTGCCGTCCAAAAAATCACCTCGAACAGCTGGTTCATCTCATCCAGGAACTCTTTCAGATGggggcgaagcagcacaTAGTAATCGACGAGGGGGATGACGCCCGGTACCGCTGGATCTCGGGAGTTCTCGTTGCTGTCGTCATGACGGCTCATGCCATACGTGTGTATAAGTGTTTCGTCAATGTCCAACACCAGCGTGTGCTTCTGCTTGttcgccggcagcggcggcggaagCGGAAGTGGCCACTGCGGTTCAAATTCTTGACGCAGCCCGATGGCCACAATGGAGCGGAGCGGCTGCAATGCCGCAGACGaggcctgctgctgcaggaaaGAGCTAGCACGCATGGCAGCCTCGATGGTGTGTAGgcgtttctctccttccaACCACCAAGGGGGCGCGGCGTGATCAGATCGAAACTAACAAAGACAAACGAAAAGAATAAGAACAGCAATCCCAGCTGATTGGAGAGCTGTGTCTATATGTATGGTAGCAATGGACTCTGGTCGATGACTGTCGTGTCGCACTCGGCTGTGAGAAGTGATGTGCCGACAGGGAAAGGGGTGTACAATCGGGCTGAAGAGAAGCGGGGACACAACCgtgacagcagcacctgACAAGTGCAAGGATGACAGAACCGAAGGCAAGGAAGGAGATAAAGagggtggcgatggtgcacATGCGTGAGAACCATCCCGCCCTccacaagaagaagagatgAACAAAAGGAAAGTGCTACGGGAAAGCTAGGATGGATCAGGACGGCGACTTCTCGAGCTCGTATGGTTactgaaggaggaggagaatgTAGGTACATCGCTAATGGTTTGTCGAGCGCCACATCCATCAAGGAGATCGAGATGAACGTCTGTTCGAGTTTTCTCCGGTTCCAAAAGGGAAGAAACAtggcgaggggaggggggggataTGGTGCTCCGCGCAGTGGAACCCGTACAGCGAGGAAAGCCCACATCTGCCAATCCAGGAGATGGTGAATGACTTGcagagacgcagcagcagcaacaatTTCGCAAGTTCTGAAGGGGTTCGCACCTTCGCGTCTCCCCTCCCGTTATTCCACACGCATGTGCGTGGGCACGCTATCGGCGGACGGTTACACGTCTACCCCACGCCTAGGTCGTGCTCCACGGACCACTCCTGCAAGTCACCCAGCGACGTGCCAAACTTGACTGTTACACTCAGCGGCACGAGCAACTGCATGGCGTGCGACATTGCtgaggagagcagcggcaccaccgtcCGCAGGTGCTCCTTGCGCACCATGAAGACCATCTCGTCATGGATCTGAGAAAGAAGGGACACGTCGGAGCGATCatagcgctgcagcacctccttcgaAACGGCGAGCATCGCCATCTTCA encodes:
- a CDS encoding putative NLI-interacting factor; this encodes MRASSFLQQQASSAALQPLRSIVAIGLRQEFEPQWPLPLPPPLPANKQKHTLVLDIDETLIHTYGMSRHDDSNENSRDPAVPGVIPLVDYYVLLRPHLKEFLDEMNQLFEVIFWTAGTASYCCAVLDALEQQVMQLPRSFYSYVELAKESHKMKSSTSHTNFYALSRTQTLEHQGYMKYLPMLGRKMSSIVMVDDNVRSFPLTPRNGIRIDAFDPDDSVLQRYMIALRRTQEEKPQEMEEELVQCLQQGQQEIARLEKDRALLDVLPVLRAAAQVPAGQDVTKELDHWRDLDYVRCDDFMETMNVRSVVRQQILGVTLPMRHNTPIPMQKLSFMNSGFVESANAEMTLHHARAARSSKL